The following coding sequences are from one Lysinibacillus sp. FSL W8-0992 window:
- a CDS encoding class I SAM-dependent methyltransferase, whose product MTRKGPLAINYEALWQEGMKDWQGQMPERMVNDQLEEQFWSQSLARKKIGQTDPYAARIFQEIKKQIQPHHSVVEIGPGWGNYTFPLAEYVRDLTCVDSSDSILAYLQHCLQEKSHVSYVHAKWEKLDENELQAHDIVIGVNCFYRMYEIKSALYHMNRLAKKRAIIGMTTGPIQPHYEVLHDKFGYDIKYPRRDYIEFLNLLYEMDIYADCDIIPLKRTYEYESYDQLVTTQSKKILSADFNRSHVEEALAPFIEEKNGRYYYRHDFHAALVSWEPK is encoded by the coding sequence ATGACTAGAAAAGGACCGTTAGCTATTAATTATGAAGCATTATGGCAAGAAGGCATGAAGGATTGGCAAGGTCAAATGCCAGAGCGCATGGTCAATGATCAATTAGAGGAACAGTTTTGGTCTCAATCGTTAGCGCGCAAAAAAATTGGTCAAACCGATCCTTATGCAGCCCGTATTTTTCAAGAAATAAAGAAACAAATTCAACCACATCATTCTGTAGTTGAAATTGGTCCAGGATGGGGCAATTATACGTTTCCGCTTGCAGAATATGTGCGTGACCTAACGTGTGTAGATAGCTCAGATAGCATACTTGCATACTTACAACATTGTTTGCAAGAAAAGAGCCATGTATCCTATGTTCACGCGAAGTGGGAGAAGCTTGATGAAAATGAGCTACAAGCACATGACATTGTAATTGGCGTAAATTGTTTTTATCGCATGTACGAAATTAAATCGGCTCTTTATCACATGAATCGACTTGCTAAAAAACGAGCGATTATCGGCATGACAACGGGGCCAATTCAGCCGCATTATGAGGTATTACATGACAAGTTCGGTTATGATATTAAATATCCGCGAAGAGATTATATAGAATTTTTGAATTTACTATATGAAATGGATATATATGCAGATTGTGACATTATTCCGTTAAAGCGAACGTATGAATACGAATCATACGATCAGCTAGTGACAACACAAAGCAAAAAAATATTGAGTGCTGATTTTAATAGATCACATGTTGAGGAAGCACTTGCCCCGTTTATAGAGGAAAAGAACGGTCGATATTACTATCGTCATGATTTTCATGCTGCACTCGTATCGTGGGAACCTAAATAA
- the rnz gene encoding ribonuclease Z — protein sequence MQLHFLGTGAGMPSKERNTSAIMVKLLDENGEMWLFDCGEATQHQILHTSLKPRKVSKIFITHLHGDHIFGLPGFLSSRSFQGGDEPLTIFGPAGLQQWVEQTFSLSKTHLTYPLHFVEVGEGIIYEDEKFTVHASELRHVVPCFGYRIEQKDLPGELLMEKVQSFGVPKGPLLGQLKRGQDIELENGTIIRAKDVVAPPKKGFTLTILGDTKYCEEAISLANQSDVIVHEATFDGSTTDLAASYGHSTNVEAAMVASRAGAKYLLLNHLSARFLPHDLPVFLAEAQAIFPQTFLTSDQSVFNWSNDKLF from the coding sequence GTGCAACTGCATTTTTTAGGAACAGGCGCAGGCATGCCTTCAAAGGAACGTAATACGAGCGCAATAATGGTAAAGCTACTAGATGAAAACGGTGAAATGTGGCTATTTGATTGTGGAGAGGCGACACAACACCAAATTTTGCATACATCCTTAAAGCCACGTAAAGTGTCGAAAATATTTATTACACATTTACATGGTGATCATATTTTTGGTTTACCAGGATTTTTGAGCTCGCGTTCATTTCAAGGTGGTGATGAGCCGCTAACTATTTTTGGTCCAGCAGGCTTACAGCAATGGGTAGAGCAGACTTTTTCATTATCAAAAACACATTTAACTTACCCATTACACTTTGTAGAAGTAGGCGAAGGTATTATTTACGAAGATGAAAAGTTTACAGTGCATGCTAGTGAATTACGTCATGTTGTCCCATGTTTTGGCTACCGTATAGAGCAAAAGGATTTACCTGGCGAGTTACTGATGGAGAAAGTACAATCTTTCGGCGTACCAAAAGGACCTTTACTTGGCCAGTTGAAAAGAGGACAAGATATCGAACTTGAAAATGGTACAATTATAAGAGCAAAAGATGTTGTTGCTCCTCCTAAAAAAGGCTTTACACTCACTATTTTAGGGGATACAAAATATTGTGAAGAAGCGATTTCATTGGCCAATCAATCAGATGTAATTGTACATGAGGCAACATTTGATGGGAGCACAACGGATTTAGCTGCTAGCTATGGTCATTCGACAAATGTTGAAGCGGCAATGGTAGCAAGTAGAGCAGGTGCAAAATATTTACTTCTTAATCATTTAAGTGCACGTTTTTTACCACATGATTTACCAGTATTTTTAGCAGAAGCCCAAGCAATCTTTCCACAAACTTTCCTCACATCAGACCAATCGGTATTTAATTGGAGTAATGATAAATTATTTTAA
- a CDS encoding acyl-phosphate glycerol 3-phosphate acyltransferase, which produces MDQQKMPPAVLRLLVIFPNVLSYLLLGGLIIYVTSNYDLLKSTESLKVWLIFIAVLAPAAAYTTFSIVKKIRAGHM; this is translated from the coding sequence ATGGATCAACAAAAGATGCCACCAGCTGTTTTACGTTTACTTGTTATCTTTCCAAACGTGTTAAGCTATTTATTATTAGGCGGACTCATTATTTATGTTACTTCAAATTATGATTTGTTAAAATCAACAGAGAGCTTAAAGGTATGGCTAATTTTTATCGCAGTCCTTGCACCAGCAGCAGCCTATACAACCTTTAGTATTGTTAAAAAAATTCGCGCTGGTCATATGTAA
- the cdaS gene encoding sporulation-specific diadenylate cyclase CdaS gives MNQPNCDSAPLKQTIKEELSQVILSLQQSLTAMDSLEDCLLADLEKIKEQFVTIEMQAATFYLNCYLSPFTEKYPELSICVQNMSKRRHGGLIVFERESPIEHLIKPGIHIGAELTHSLLESIFYPGNPLHDGAVLVKSNRIISAANVLPLSDIYTGDKKLGTRHRAAIGLSELSDALIMVISEETGRISFAFNGSLHPITSDGIL, from the coding sequence ATGAATCAACCAAACTGTGATTCCGCTCCATTAAAACAAACAATCAAAGAAGAACTTAGTCAAGTTATTTTGTCTTTACAGCAAAGTTTAACCGCAATGGATTCGCTAGAAGATTGCTTACTTGCAGATTTGGAAAAAATTAAAGAACAATTTGTAACGATTGAAATGCAGGCAGCCACGTTTTATTTAAATTGCTATTTGTCTCCATTCACTGAAAAATATCCAGAGCTATCGATTTGCGTACAAAATATGTCAAAAAGACGTCATGGTGGATTAATTGTATTTGAAAGAGAGAGTCCAATTGAACATCTTATAAAGCCGGGGATTCATATTGGAGCGGAATTAACACATTCTTTGCTAGAATCTATTTTTTACCCAGGCAATCCTCTCCATGATGGTGCTGTGTTAGTTAAGAGTAATCGAATTATCTCAGCAGCAAATGTACTACCTCTTTCAGACATTTATACAGGCGATAAAAAACTCGGAACGAGACATCGAGCTGCGATAGGCTTAAGTGAGCTCAGTGATGCTTTAATCATGGTTATATCAGAAGAAACCGGAAGAATTTCTTTTGCTTTTAATGGAAGCTTACACCCAATTACTTCAGATGGGATATTATAG
- a CDS encoding MarR family winged helix-turn-helix transcriptional regulator has translation MEKHTLGSLTWLRMMRFTNQSNQLSNEFLKRFNLTTAQFDVLIQIKTYAPLTQSQLAEKVTVTQGGISRMLARLEKEGLIERKQNWKTKTISLTVKGEHLIDAATPSQLHFQSSFFEEVLSEEEMKSLYTLMSKLEKHSREKKLP, from the coding sequence ATGGAAAAACATACACTAGGCTCGCTAACATGGCTACGAATGATGCGCTTTACGAATCAAAGTAATCAGCTATCGAATGAATTTTTAAAACGTTTTAACTTAACAACTGCACAGTTTGATGTACTAATTCAAATTAAAACATACGCACCGTTAACACAGTCACAGCTAGCGGAAAAAGTTACAGTAACGCAAGGTGGTATCTCACGAATGCTTGCCCGTCTTGAAAAAGAAGGACTAATTGAGCGTAAGCAAAACTGGAAAACAAAAACAATATCTCTAACTGTCAAAGGTGAGCATTTGATTGATGCGGCTACACCTAGTCAGCTTCACTTTCAATCCTCATTTTTTGAAGAAGTTTTATCAGAGGAAGAAATGAAATCTTTATATACACTTATGTCAAAACTAGAAAAGCATAGCCGAGAAAAAAAATTACCTTAG
- a CDS encoding ring-cleaving dioxygenase, with protein MNKLSGHHHISMLTKNGKRNNEFYTKILGLRRVKKTVNQDSPSMYHLFYGDRTGAAGTELTFFEMPVAGRTVRGTNAITRIGLLVQSYDSLLYWKKRFELLQVEHSDIATYAGKDALFFEDHEGLRMVLINHDGQPTPAEWQVWDGIDIAAEHRILGMGTVEITVRYLQRTVNVLQELFDYTVVTEDDKEVRLQSIAGETFGEVIVKELEGPSEKPGRGSIHHLALRVATVEELQKWDELIKARGLDSSGVVDRYYFQSLYFRDRNGILFELATDGPGFTVDSAIEDLGNELDLPPFLEAKRAEIEAILEPLD; from the coding sequence ATGAATAAATTAAGCGGACATCATCATATTTCGATGTTAACAAAAAATGGTAAACGTAATAATGAGTTTTATACAAAAATCCTTGGTTTACGTCGAGTGAAAAAAACAGTTAATCAAGATTCACCTTCCATGTACCATTTATTTTATGGCGATCGTACAGGAGCAGCGGGAACAGAATTAACATTTTTTGAAATGCCTGTAGCAGGACGAACAGTACGTGGAACAAATGCGATTACGCGAATAGGCTTATTAGTACAAAGCTATGATAGTTTATTATATTGGAAAAAGCGTTTTGAGCTTTTACAAGTGGAACATAGCGACATAGCGACATATGCGGGCAAAGATGCTTTATTTTTTGAGGATCATGAAGGTCTGCGCATGGTGCTTATAAATCATGATGGACAGCCGACACCAGCCGAATGGCAAGTATGGGATGGTATCGATATTGCAGCAGAGCATCGTATTTTAGGCATGGGCACCGTTGAAATTACGGTTCGTTATTTACAGCGTACAGTGAATGTATTACAAGAACTTTTTGACTATACAGTGGTCACTGAAGATGACAAAGAAGTACGACTTCAATCAATTGCTGGTGAAACGTTTGGAGAAGTCATCGTCAAGGAATTGGAGGGACCGAGTGAAAAGCCCGGTCGAGGCAGTATTCATCACCTTGCATTACGTGTAGCGACGGTAGAAGAACTTCAAAAATGGGATGAATTAATTAAAGCGCGTGGTTTAGACAGCTCAGGTGTTGTCGATCGTTATTACTTCCAAAGTCTGTATTTTAGAGATCGCAATGGCATTCTGTTTGAATTGGCGACAGATGGACCTGGATTTACAGTAGATTCCGCTATTGAGGATTTGGGGAATGAACTGGATCTGCCACCATTTTTAGAAGCAAAACGCGCAGAAATTGAAGCGATTTTAGAACCACTTGATTAA
- a CDS encoding LLM class flavin-dependent oxidoreductase produces MENYRIDQSQGLEFGLYSLGDHIPNPLTGERISAQQRIQELIEMSQLAEQAGINVFGVGESHQSYFTTQAHTVVLGAIAQATKKIKIASSATVLSVSDPVRVYEDFATIDLISDGRAEIVAGRGSRVGAYHLLGVDLQDYEEIFEEKLELLKKINEEELVTWEGQYRAPLHNAQILPQPKNGSLPIWRAVGGPPASAIKAGYMGIPMMLTTLGGPAINFKPSVDAYREAADRSGFDAEQLPIATTSLFYVADTSKEALQNMYPHLNGGFQAIRGGGYPKQQFAQAVDTRDALMVGSKEQIIEKLLYQYELYGMQRFMAQIDFGGVPFDKLMKNIEIIGNDILPAIKKYTAK; encoded by the coding sequence ATGGAAAATTATCGTATCGATCAATCACAAGGTTTAGAATTTGGACTTTATTCACTGGGAGATCATATTCCAAACCCATTAACAGGTGAACGGATATCTGCCCAACAGCGGATACAGGAGCTAATTGAAATGAGCCAATTAGCAGAGCAAGCTGGCATCAATGTATTTGGAGTAGGCGAAAGTCATCAATCGTATTTTACAACACAGGCACATACGGTCGTTTTAGGCGCGATTGCACAAGCAACGAAAAAAATTAAAATAGCAAGTTCTGCCACCGTGTTGAGTGTATCAGACCCAGTAAGAGTGTATGAGGACTTTGCAACAATTGATTTAATTTCAGATGGGCGTGCTGAAATTGTAGCAGGGCGAGGTTCGCGCGTTGGCGCTTATCATTTACTTGGCGTCGATTTACAGGACTATGAAGAAATTTTTGAGGAAAAATTAGAACTGCTAAAAAAAATTAATGAAGAAGAGCTTGTTACGTGGGAAGGGCAGTATAGAGCACCTCTACACAATGCGCAAATTTTACCACAGCCTAAAAATGGCTCACTACCAATCTGGCGCGCAGTTGGAGGTCCGCCGGCAAGTGCTATAAAAGCAGGGTATATGGGCATTCCAATGATGTTAACAACATTAGGTGGCCCAGCAATCAACTTTAAACCTTCAGTCGATGCATATCGTGAGGCAGCTGATAGAAGCGGTTTTGATGCAGAGCAGTTACCAATTGCCACTACAAGTTTATTTTATGTAGCAGATACATCAAAAGAAGCTTTGCAAAATATGTATCCTCATCTAAATGGGGGCTTCCAAGCAATTCGTGGAGGTGGTTATCCAAAACAACAATTTGCCCAAGCAGTTGATACACGTGATGCCTTAATGGTCGGAAGTAAGGAACAAATTATTGAAAAGTTGCTATATCAATATGAACTTTATGGCATGCAACGTTTTATGGCACAAATTGATTTTGGTGGGGTGCCTTTCGATAAATTGATGAAGAATATCGAAATAATTGGCAATGACATCTTACCAGCAATTAAAAAATATACAGCGAAATAA